A single Neospora caninum Liverpool complete genome, chromosome VIIb DNA region contains:
- a CDS encoding putative ankyrin repeat-containing protein, whose amino-acid sequence MEGEAGAESLLSGLRGSPVEFASPEEGPESSMDSDMAASQPSAPVPGLEAPFLDASTAGLQVEAQSPVRAASLQSNVATPEAYCEDSAMDEAESETRGSGFSNVEDQEGAMREVEQVASEPEIAAAILADSARSPLFLATQRPDAETLGAPTEQGAACAFIPGLQEVFPRAERSVEERAVTPQGELPAATGSVTPSACGPGDAKASQATPQPEPRVSVGCIDTPSGGTVQGVDAGAEERQERGEERIASSSEAEGVAREGVAEGEKKWEEPPTQEPKACGKDPSALDAEAVDAEVAARAAEAVDIAVAAGAVDLCGGRSASMTAAVGFLGNSAQLGLKGAPTVSPGGTSVGAGPKEKSAAGAGRKKASVPTPNDVWKDRLKLLEGFLDVESILLLKQCARVFYRHKYRPHDGVLCFHNFRGYDPKVVMETVLPLASRSIHPAIRERGLTLDFSHCTLMKDASVARLMDAVHGEKEENQILGNLKALCLDFCSEITDKGLSAMLTTYLPHLERVSVRCARSTELTFVSVMKHLSAERWPKLIYFDASFTNIWLEAATAIADQLFMNAARLTALHRDEEERKRREAERRAAPRQGVRTPEETREQPAGMGHAGGALRLAEHAVAEETCAPDANAEMVVEGTECEASMPVDNDASTVSRLSSLQGPEITTSPLSPLADMHGTSEPADAWFPEDADARARDGKARGSGFFVTPSLEIIGSVASKSLLLKVGMEAHYCTFCQAVKTGDWETVSLVTKRLQKELSELAASAPFKSSRLILLQQFRGSELLVNAPFTVETSEEGGVNVLTLPISIAIQRMDTETLGVLLKRGAKIEVCDYLGKSPLYRACEVGRRDMVETLLVDYGASPEAPDVRSELFPLHTAVKKKDVEIVQLLLRRGASLDLKCPAVKSYKSALFVACEVNAPEIIQLCLEAGADPNWKGHNSYTPTLLAYQLNSAWLPHFLDAGAGIPKSRRWVLTEVLSCAIAKNDLVSVELLVRKFPDLLSRNHQLWSRPLIQAAKQGKADIISALLAAGSAVDAKKEDGQTALLAAAEEDFVVCVHLLLDAGADINGTNNAEVVKLLLNRGCDVNIGDKANGEVPLMMCIRMRNEKMALQILELGKNLDLEKRDHQGSTALLYAMFFGQYVVAGILMDRGADVTVSDRAGNSAYAIVNERLMTQGADKRVLRKFLRLYKNAREGKRPRVVAGLANDVHPAEDSSASGGDSGPDAGQAIRSSRRETSSSRSSRRTLSIMGSSVSTMGSTVSAIAAGGSATRAVILSSGVRTPPREDDGPHMQRSGSSPGAQETSGKRRGGGRHRKDGHDMDVDEEGRPGAGARSKSSGAGGKKLKLEPKSVLNVARLPIALFRAAKAK is encoded by the exons atggaaggcgaagcaggtgCAGAGTCGCTGCTGTCTGGGCTGCGGGGGAGTCCCGTCGAATTCGCGTCTCCTGAGGAAGGACCAGAGAGTTCCATGGATTCGGACATGGCTGCTTCGCAGCCCTCGGCGCCAGTTCCTGGTCTCGAAGCGCCTTTCCTGGATGCAAGCACGGCAGGCCTGCAGGTCGAGGCGCAGTCGCCGGTGCGCGCTGCGTCGCTCCAGAGTAACGTCGCGACTCCGGAAGCGTACTGCGAAGACAGCGCGATGGATGAAGCGGagtcggagacgcgcgggtCCGGCTTTTCGAACGTGGAGGATCAGGAGGGAGCGATGCGAGAAGTCGAGCAAGTCGCGAGTGAACCGGAGATCGCAGCTGCAATCTTGGCCGACTCTGCgcgctctcccctcttcctcgccactcAGCGACCGGACGCGGAGACTCTGGGGGCGCCGACCGAGCAGGGTGCCGCGTGCGCCTTCATTCCAGGCCTGCAGGAAGTCTTTCCGCGTGCGGAGCGATCTGTGGAAGAACGTGCGGTGACTCCCCAGGGCGAGCTCCCCGCCGCCACAGGCTCCGTGACTCCAAGCGCGTGCGGgcctggagacgcgaaggctTCTCAGGCGACTCCGCAGCCAGAGCCGCGCGTGTCGGTTGGGTGTATCGACACGCCGAGCGGCGGCACGGTGCAGGGGGTGGACGCgggcgcagaggaaaggcaggagcgaggcgaggagcggatagcctcgtcttccgagGCGGAGGGCGTCGCGCGGGAAGGCgttgcagaaggcgagaagaagtggGAAGAACCTCCGACGCAGGAACCCAAGGCCTGTGGGAAGGATCCGAGTGCGCTCGACGCAGAGGCCGTGGATGCGGAAGTTgcagcgcgcgcggcagaagCCGTGGACATCGCCGTGGCGGCAGGAGCAGTCGATTTGTGCGGCGGTCGGTCCGCCTCGATGACTGCGGCGGTGGGCTTTTTGGGAAATTCGGCGCAGCTCGGCCTGAAGGGTGCTCCGACGGTGTCTCCGGGCGGGACCTCGGTGGGGGCAGGCCCGAAGGAGAAGAGTGCGGCCGGTGCGggccggaagaaggcgagtgTCCCGACGCCGAATGACGTGTGGAAGGATCGACTGAAGCTGTTGGAGGGGTTCTTGGACGTGGAGAGCATTCTGTTGTTGAAGCAGTGCGCGCGGGTGTTCTACCGGCACAAGTACAGGCCGCACGACGGCGTGCTGTGTTTTCACAACTTCCGGGGATACGACCCTAAAGTTGTGATGGAGACGGTGTTGCCGCTCGCGTCGCGCTCGATTCACCCGGCGATTCGGGAGCGCGGCCTCACGCTCGACTTTAGTCACTGCACGCTAATGAAGGATGCGAGTGTGGCCCGACTGATGGACGCAGTtcacggcgagaaggaggagaacCAGATTCTGGGCAACCTCAAGGCGCTCTGTTTGGATTTCTGCTCGGAAATTACTGACAAGGGTCTCTCCGCGATGCTGACGACCTATCTGCCGCACCTCGAGCGCGTCTCTGTCCGCTGTGCGCGGAGCACAGAGCTTACCTTTGTGAGTGTCATGAAGCACCTGAGTGCCGAGCGCTGGCCCAAACTGATCTACTTCGACGCAAGCTTCACAAACATCTGGTTAGAAGCTGCGACGGCGATCGCGGACCAACTCTTCATGAACGCCGCGCGCTTGACCGCGCTGCAccgcgacgaggaggaacgcaagcgccgcgaggccgagcgacgcgcggcCCCCAGACagggtgtacgtacacccgaggagacacgcgagcaGCCGGCCGGGATGGGCcacgcaggcggcgcgctgCGACTCGCGGAGCACGCCGTCGCTGAGGAGACGTGCGCTCCTGACGCAAACGCAGAGATGGTCGTGGAGGGAACGGAGTGCGAAGCTTCGATGCCCGTCGACAACGACGCCAGCACTGTGTCGCGGCTGTCCTCGCTGCAAGGCCCGGAAATCACCacctcgccgctgtcgcctctcgcggaTATGCACGGCACATCTGAGCCAGCAGACGCGTGGTTCCCCGAAGACGCAGATGCACGTgccagagacggaaaggcgagaggatCTGGATTCTTCGTGACGCCTTCACTGGAAATCATCGGCTCGGTTGCCTCGAAGTCTCTCCTGCTCAAAGTCGGAATGGAGGCGCACTACTGCACCTTCTGCCAGGCAGTGAAGACGGGAGACTGGGAaaccgtctctctcgtcaccAAACGCCTGCAGAAAGAG CTGAGCGAACTGGCGGCATCGGCGCCGTTCAAAAGCAGTCGCCTCATTCTTCTGCAGCAGTTCCGCGGAAGCGAACTTCTAGTCAATGCGCCCTTCACGGTggagacgagcgaagagggaggcgtGAACGTCTTGACTCTCCCCATCTCGATTGCCATCCAGCGGatggacacagagacactcggcgTG CTGCTgaagcgaggcgcgaagatCGAGGTGTGCGACTACTTGGGGAAGTCTCCGTTGTATCGGGCGTGTGAAGTGGGTCGCCGCGACATGGTTGAGACGTTGTTGGTGGACTACGGAGCCTCTCCAGAGGCGCCTGATGTGCGGAGCGAGTTGTTCCCGCTGCACACGGcggtgaagaagaaggacgtgGAAATAGTCCAGCTGCTGCTCaggcgcggcgcgtctctcgaccTGAAGTGTCCGGCAGTGAAGTCGTACAAGAGTGCGCTCTTCGTTGCGTGCGAAGTGAATGCCCCAGAAATTATCCAACTCTGTCtcgaggcaggcgccgacCCGAACTGGAAGGGACACAACTCCTACACGCCGACTCTC CTGGCGTATCAGCTGAACAGCGCGTGGCTACCACACTTCCTGGACGCAGGGGCGGGGATCCCAAAGAGTCGGCGGTGGGTGTTGACTGAAGTGCTGTCCTGCGCCATCGCGAAGAATGACCTCGTCTCCGTGGAGTTGCTTGTTCGCAAATTCCCCGACTTGCTGTCTCGGAATCACCAGCTGTGGAGCAGACCGCTCATTCAG GCAGCAAAGCAAGGAAAAGCCGACATCATTTCTGCGCTCTTGGCAGCGGGTAGCGCAGtcgacgcgaagaaggaagacgggcAAACGGCGCTGCTGGCTGCAGCTGAAGAGGACTTCGTCGTCTGTGTGCACCTTTTGCTCGACGCCGGAGCAGATATCAACGGAACGAATAACGCAG AAGTGGTGAAGCTGCTGCTGAACCGCGGCTGCGACGTGAATATTGGAGACAAGGCGAACGGCGAAGTGCCTCTGATGATGTGCATTCGCATGCGCAACGAGAAGATGGCGTTGCAGATCCTCGAGCTGGGCAAAAACTTGGATCTCGAAAAGAGG GATCACCAAGGGAGCACGGCGCTGTTGTATGCAATGTTCTTCGGGCAGTATGTAGTTGCTGGCATCCTGATGGATCGAGGTGCCGACGTGACCGTCAGCGACAGGGCTGGAAACAGCGCCTATGCAATCGTCAACGAACG TTTGATGACGCAGGGCGCAGACAAGCGCGTCTTGCGCAAGTTTTTGCGTCTGTACAAGAACGCGCGCGAGGGGAAGCGGCCGCGGGTAGTGGCGGGTCTGGCGAACGACGTGCACCCGGCAGAGGATTCTTCAGcgagcggaggagacagcggcccAGACGCAGGTCAGGCGATTCGCTCGTCGCGTCGGGAaacgtcttcttcgcggagCAGTCGCAGAACGCTGTCGATCATGGGGTCGAGCGTGAGCACGATGGGCTCGACTGTCTCGGCGATAGCGGCAGGTGgctcggcgacgcgcgcagTTATCCTCAGctcaggtgtacgtacaccgccgCGCGAGGATGACGGGCCGCATATGCAGCGGAGCGGTTCGAGTCCTGGAGCCCAAGAGACCTCGGgcaagaggcgaggcggTGGCCGCCACCGGAAGGACGGGCACGACATGGACGTGGACGAAGAAGGTCGGCCAGGCGCAGGAGCGAGATCCAAGAGCAGTGGCGCGGGTGGGAAGAAACTCAAACTGGAGCCGAAGAGCGTCTTGAACGTTGCCAGGCTTCccatcgctctcttccgGGCAGCGAAAGCCAAGTAG